A stretch of the Porifericola rhodea genome encodes the following:
- a CDS encoding efflux RND transporter permease subunit: MWIKIAHTIIRYRLWLMILLALITAFMAYKAQELEVSYDYVEAVPSSDEDMVYYRQFKEQFGEDANLLAIGIKDSALYELDNFQKFKYFSNEVNKLPGVKYVLSLPDMQKLVKNTESKQFELQAVFPEIPDTQEGLDTLLQQANDLKFYSGQLVNPENGATFLIIAIEKGTLNSDKRQQLIPDIQQLGTSFSEITGIELHYAGIPFVRTIMNAKVQSELRIFLILSVIVTACILLLFFRSWDAVVFPLIIIGIMVVWSMGTLAIFNYDITVLSGLLPPIIVVIGIPNSVYLLNKYHQEYNRHGDKIKALTNIVEKIGLATLITNVTTAIGFLVLIFTDIVILEEFGLVAGLNILATFFVSIILIPSVFSYLPPPNSRQLKHLRFSLIDRLLTVLDLLVHRHKYRVMAGSIVIVLIFLYGMLKIDAVSFLVDDVPNDSKLKQDLAFFEDNFTGIMPLEVVIDTHQKRAISRVSTLQKVDNFEQFLAGQPSISQPISIVGFIKASRQAFYNNSPAFYSLPDNRDKAFVFRYLQNSQAQGLTSADSNAQSNESAQMDLLSNFSDSTGQKIRISLKIADIGSNEIKKLINNEIRPKAEEIFDGEDTEVIITGASLLFTKGNEFLIDNLLVSLLLAFCLIALIMAMLFGSFRMILISLVPNLIPLIVTAGVMGFVGIPLKPSTAIIFSIVFGISVDDSIHFLAKYRQELKLNKAFVPLAISKSLRETGTSMIYTSIILFFGFIIFAGSSFGGTMYLGILTSMTLLIAMFTNLTVLPALLMAFDNGKGLVKKHDQEIFHLIEHYDEFYQEDEDEEIDLNKLDRSDNGSTEEISDQNKK, from the coding sequence ATGTGGATTAAAATAGCCCATACGATCATCCGGTACCGACTTTGGTTGATGATATTGCTTGCCCTCATCACCGCTTTCATGGCCTACAAAGCTCAGGAACTGGAAGTAAGTTATGATTATGTTGAAGCAGTACCCTCCTCAGATGAGGACATGGTATATTACCGTCAGTTTAAAGAGCAGTTTGGAGAAGATGCCAACCTGCTGGCCATCGGCATTAAAGACAGCGCCCTTTATGAGCTGGATAACTTTCAGAAGTTCAAATACTTCAGCAATGAGGTAAACAAACTGCCAGGGGTTAAGTACGTACTGTCGCTGCCAGACATGCAAAAGCTGGTTAAAAATACAGAAAGCAAGCAGTTTGAGCTACAAGCGGTATTTCCGGAAATTCCTGATACACAGGAGGGGTTGGACACTTTACTACAACAGGCCAATGACCTCAAGTTTTATAGCGGACAACTCGTAAATCCAGAAAACGGAGCTACATTCCTTATCATAGCTATTGAAAAGGGTACTCTCAACTCCGACAAACGCCAGCAGCTGATTCCGGACATCCAGCAGCTAGGCACTAGCTTCTCTGAGATTACCGGCATAGAACTTCATTATGCGGGCATCCCTTTTGTTCGAACCATCATGAATGCCAAGGTTCAGTCAGAACTGCGCATTTTCCTTATTTTGTCAGTAATTGTTACTGCCTGTATCCTACTGCTTTTTTTCCGTTCCTGGGATGCAGTAGTTTTCCCGCTTATTATTATTGGAATTATGGTGGTATGGTCTATGGGTACCCTTGCCATTTTTAATTATGACATTACAGTGCTCTCCGGCCTCTTGCCTCCTATCATTGTTGTTATTGGTATTCCTAATAGCGTCTACCTGCTCAATAAATACCATCAGGAGTACAATCGTCATGGAGATAAAATAAAAGCCCTTACCAATATTGTAGAGAAAATTGGTCTGGCTACGCTGATTACCAATGTAACTACTGCTATAGGCTTTTTGGTACTTATCTTTACTGATATTGTTATACTGGAAGAATTTGGTTTGGTAGCCGGGCTCAATATTCTGGCAACGTTTTTTGTCAGTATTATTCTTATCCCTTCTGTCTTCTCATACCTGCCACCGCCAAACTCCCGACAGCTCAAGCACTTACGTTTTAGCCTGATAGACAGATTACTTACCGTACTTGACCTTCTGGTGCACCGCCATAAATATAGAGTAATGGCAGGCTCAATTGTAATAGTACTTATCTTCCTTTATGGGATGCTTAAAATTGATGCAGTCTCATTTCTGGTAGATGATGTGCCTAATGATAGTAAGCTAAAACAGGACCTGGCATTTTTTGAAGATAACTTTACGGGTATTATGCCTCTGGAGGTGGTCATAGACACACATCAGAAGAGAGCCATCAGCCGGGTTTCTACTTTACAGAAGGTAGATAACTTTGAGCAGTTTCTGGCCGGGCAGCCTAGCATCTCTCAACCCATTTCTATTGTGGGTTTTATTAAAGCCTCACGCCAAGCTTTTTACAATAATAGCCCGGCATTTTACTCACTACCAGACAATCGGGATAAAGCATTTGTATTCCGATATCTGCAAAATTCACAGGCACAAGGCCTTACCTCAGCAGATAGTAATGCGCAAAGCAATGAATCCGCACAGATGGACCTTCTTAGCAACTTTAGTGACAGCACGGGACAAAAAATCAGAATCTCGCTTAAAATAGCTGATATAGGCTCTAACGAAATTAAAAAGCTGATAAATAATGAGATTCGTCCCAAGGCCGAAGAAATTTTTGATGGAGAAGATACCGAAGTCATTATTACCGGCGCAAGCCTGCTATTTACTAAAGGCAATGAGTTTCTGATAGACAACCTGCTCGTAAGCCTCTTACTGGCTTTCTGCCTGATCGCCTTAATTATGGCAATGCTTTTTGGCAGTTTCCGTATGATATTGATTTCTTTGGTTCCTAACCTGATACCCCTCATCGTTACTGCTGGCGTTATGGGTTTTGTAGGCATACCGCTTAAGCCGAGCACCGCTATTATCTTCAGCATTGTGTTTGGTATCTCTGTAGATGACTCTATTCACTTTCTGGCAAAATATCGTCAGGAGTTAAAGCTCAATAAGGCTTTTGTTCCTCTGGCCATCAGCAAAAGCCTGAGAGAAACAGGAACCAGTATGATATACACTTCTATTATCCTGTTTTTTGGCTTTATTATATTTGCCGGCTCCAGTTTCGGAGGGACAATGTATCTTGGTATTTTAACTTCTATGACCCTGCTTATTGCCATGTTTACTAATTTGACTGTGTTGCCCGCACTGCTAATGGCATTTGACAACGGTAAGGGATTGGTAAAAAAACATGATCAGGAAATTTTCCACCTCATAGAGCACTATGATGAGTTTTATCAGGAAGATGAGGATGAGGAGATTGATCTTAACAAGCTAGACCGCTCAGACAATGGAAGCACTGAAGAGATTAGCGACCAGAATAAAAAATAG
- a CDS encoding zinc-dependent peptidase, translating into MNEQQLYAPDLSSFQTGMFIALIIMGAYFLYAYIKFKRAAVSVVAEQKIKKILQSHFAYYRRLSQPDQQEFVRRVCIFIDRKSFIPRMFRVVTPDMKVLIAASAVQLTFGLPEITLQYFKRIIIYPENYYSVISKRMHKGEVNPKAQAIVLSWKNFLKGYQIPDDSYNLGLHEMAHALELENMIENDEYDFLPKESWKAFSQEAAAVVQDIKSGEHQFLRAYAATNMKEFFAVAVENFFERPVAFKRELPRLYGILVLLLNQDPLNTVLYKSA; encoded by the coding sequence GTGAACGAACAGCAGTTATACGCTCCAGACTTAAGCTCATTCCAGACAGGTATGTTTATAGCGCTCATTATTATGGGCGCTTACTTTTTATATGCCTATATCAAATTTAAAAGGGCTGCCGTTTCTGTGGTAGCCGAGCAAAAAATCAAAAAAATACTTCAGTCCCACTTTGCCTATTACCGTAGGCTTAGCCAGCCTGACCAGCAGGAGTTTGTAAGAAGGGTATGTATTTTTATTGATCGCAAATCTTTTATTCCACGTATGTTTCGTGTGGTTACTCCCGACATGAAGGTACTGATAGCCGCTTCGGCTGTTCAGCTGACATTTGGCCTGCCGGAAATAACCCTACAGTATTTCAAGCGAATTATCATCTATCCGGAAAACTACTACTCTGTCATAAGTAAAAGGATGCATAAGGGAGAGGTCAACCCCAAAGCTCAGGCTATCGTACTCTCCTGGAAAAACTTTCTTAAAGGTTATCAGATTCCTGACGATTCTTACAATTTAGGCTTACACGAGATGGCTCATGCTCTTGAGTTGGAAAATATGATAGAAAATGATGAGTATGATTTTCTACCAAAAGAGAGTTGGAAAGCTTTTAGTCAAGAAGCTGCTGCTGTTGTTCAGGATATAAAGAGTGGCGAACATCAGTTTTTACGGGCGTATGCAGCCACAAACATGAAAGAGTTCTTTGCTGTAGCCGTAGAAAATTTCTTTGAAAGGCCAGTGGCATTTAAGCGTGAACTGCCGCGTTTATACGGTATATTGGTATTATTGTTGAACCAAGACCCGCTTAATACAGTATTGTATAAAAGTGCTTAA